Proteins co-encoded in one Cytobacillus sp. NJ13 genomic window:
- a CDS encoding GntR family transcriptional regulator, with the protein MNQVKEFHTLQEKVTDMIRESIFNQVYKPGERLIQDELASRFGVSRMPVREALRCLEREGLVAFLPHKGAQVIGFRREDIEELYYLRALLEGITVQKSMNFLTEEDKSELHLFVEKMDQDIENNDMDSFISHNHQFHMLLQKGCDWKKIKLLTKEFIEGYPAHVPSLIPKTMFVSNEEHKQMLRALELKDPIMLRQLVESHIMRAGNALTQVIE; encoded by the coding sequence ATGAATCAGGTCAAGGAGTTTCATACATTACAAGAAAAGGTTACAGATATGATTAGGGAATCTATTTTTAACCAGGTTTATAAACCGGGGGAGAGATTGATTCAAGATGAATTAGCTTCAAGATTTGGCGTGAGCAGGATGCCAGTAAGAGAGGCTCTCCGCTGTTTAGAGAGGGAAGGATTAGTAGCATTTCTTCCCCATAAAGGAGCCCAGGTAATTGGATTCAGAAGGGAAGACATAGAAGAATTGTATTATCTGAGAGCACTCCTTGAGGGCATCACTGTTCAAAAATCAATGAATTTTCTTACAGAAGAGGATAAGTCAGAACTGCATCTATTTGTAGAAAAAATGGACCAGGATATTGAAAACAATGATATGGATTCCTTTATTAGCCATAATCATCAGTTTCACATGCTGCTGCAAAAGGGATGTGACTGGAAAAAGATTAAATTGCTGACCAAGGAATTTATTGAGGGATACCCAGCTCATGTTCCAAGTCTCATTCCAAAAACAATGTTTGTTTCGAATGAAGAGCATAAACAAATGTTAAGAGCACTTGAATTAAAGGATCCTATCATGCTGAGACAGCTGGTCGAAAGCCATATCATGAGAGCAGGGAATGCGCTTACTCAAGTAATTGAGTAA
- a CDS encoding tartrate dehydrogenase, whose protein sequence is MKKYEIAVIPGDGIGKEVVPVSLKVLETVAEVHGGIKFDFKSFPWSSDYYVEHGKMMPDDGLKTLENFDSIFLGAIGNPALLPDHIALWGLLIKIRREFEQSINIRPAKYFKGLKSPLVNPNDFDLIVVRENSEGEYSEVGGRIHKGEDQLAIQNAVFTRKGTERAMQYAFELAKKRRGHVTSATKSNGIFHSMPFWDEVFNDVKKEYQDVQTASYHIDALAAFFVSRPQIFDVIVASNLFGDILTDIGGAIMGSIGIAPAANININGKYPSMFEPVHGSAPDIVGKGIANPIGQIWTAKMMLDHFGEEELGSKLLDIIEDVTNDGIKTPDIGGTSSTEEVGDEICRRLKKAVSV, encoded by the coding sequence ATGAAAAAATATGAAATTGCTGTAATACCTGGAGATGGAATCGGAAAGGAAGTAGTTCCTGTATCTTTAAAAGTGTTAGAAACTGTAGCGGAAGTGCATGGCGGAATTAAATTTGATTTTAAATCCTTTCCATGGAGCAGTGATTATTATGTGGAACATGGTAAGATGATGCCTGATGATGGATTAAAAACATTAGAAAACTTCGATTCTATTTTTCTTGGTGCCATCGGAAACCCAGCTTTATTGCCAGATCACATTGCCTTGTGGGGCCTGTTAATTAAAATCAGAAGGGAATTTGAACAATCCATTAATATTCGCCCTGCAAAATATTTTAAAGGCCTTAAATCCCCTCTGGTTAATCCAAATGATTTTGATCTAATAGTGGTAAGGGAAAATAGTGAAGGGGAGTATAGTGAAGTAGGAGGAAGAATTCACAAAGGTGAGGATCAACTCGCCATCCAGAATGCTGTTTTTACCAGAAAAGGGACAGAAAGAGCAATGCAGTATGCGTTTGAACTGGCAAAGAAAAGAAGGGGGCATGTGACATCAGCTACCAAGTCGAATGGCATTTTCCATTCTATGCCGTTCTGGGATGAAGTCTTTAATGATGTCAAGAAAGAATATCAGGATGTGCAGACGGCTTCCTACCATATTGATGCACTTGCCGCATTTTTTGTATCACGTCCCCAAATTTTTGATGTCATTGTAGCAAGCAATCTATTTGGCGATATTTTAACCGACATTGGTGGCGCAATTATGGGAAGCATTGGGATTGCTCCTGCAGCAAATATCAATATTAATGGAAAGTATCCATCCATGTTTGAGCCGGTTCATGGATCTGCTCCTGATATTGTAGGAAAAGGAATAGCTAATCCAATTGGCCAAATCTGGACTGCTAAAATGATGCTGGATCACTTCGGTGAAGAGGAATTGGGCAGTAAGCTGCTTGATATTATAGAGGACGTCACAAATGATGGTATTAAGACTCCTGATATTGGAGGAACTTCTTCAACAGAAGAGGTTGGAGACGAGATATGCAGACGGCTTAAAAAGGCGGTTTCAGTTTAA
- a CDS encoding CoA ester lyase, whose amino-acid sequence MAPKRSYLFVPAVSEKIMGKALSSAADCVIFDLEDAVAINEKEIARERAKNYLLNYPAEKDVYIRINDFTTVYWKKDIESAVESGAKGIIVPKAESGSNMKVICQTVLELLERAGRKGDFFEVLPLIETALGVHFAYEIANSHYLVPRLVFGSIDYSLDIDCELTDGGEELYFARSQIVNASRAAGIGSPVDAVYPDLSNEEGLYREAVRARISGFKSKLSIHPKQLNAIHQVFTPDEKVLEEAREIVEAFEEAELKGSASISVRNKLVDYPVYKKAKGLLHYSGL is encoded by the coding sequence ATGGCACCAAAACGATCCTACTTATTTGTACCGGCCGTTTCTGAAAAAATAATGGGAAAAGCATTATCCAGTGCAGCAGACTGTGTCATTTTTGATTTGGAAGATGCTGTTGCCATTAATGAAAAAGAGATTGCTAGAGAAAGGGCAAAAAACTACTTGCTAAATTATCCAGCTGAAAAAGATGTGTATATCAGAATCAATGACTTTACTACAGTGTATTGGAAAAAAGATATCGAGAGTGCAGTTGAATCAGGTGCGAAGGGAATCATTGTTCCGAAAGCTGAAAGCGGAAGCAATATGAAAGTTATCTGCCAAACAGTGCTTGAGCTGCTTGAAAGGGCGGGCAGAAAGGGAGATTTTTTTGAGGTGCTGCCCCTTATCGAAACAGCTTTAGGTGTTCACTTTGCCTATGAAATTGCAAATTCTCATTATTTGGTTCCGAGGCTGGTGTTTGGTTCAATTGACTATTCACTTGATATAGATTGCGAGCTTACTGATGGAGGAGAAGAGCTTTATTTTGCAAGGTCACAAATTGTTAATGCATCAAGGGCGGCAGGGATCGGCAGCCCAGTGGATGCGGTATATCCAGATCTATCCAATGAAGAAGGGTTATACAGAGAGGCTGTCCGGGCTAGAATCTCAGGATTTAAATCCAAGCTGTCTATTCATCCAAAACAGTTAAATGCCATTCATCAGGTTTTTACACCGGACGAAAAAGTTTTGGAAGAAGCCAGAGAAATAGTAGAAGCGTTTGAAGAGGCTGAACTAAAGGGGAGTGCGTCCATTTCAGTAAGAAATAAATTAGTGGATTATCCTGTATATAAAAAAGCAAAAGGGCTTTTACACTATTCAGGTTTATAG
- a CDS encoding DctP family TRAP transporter solute-binding subunit, with the protein MIKMKKLFLAALALVMMFALAACGNSEKTEGSGGGAESDGVQEITIKIAHVVAENTPKHQGALKMKEVIEKESDGKIKVQVYPNSSLFGDKDEYQNLVANNVQFILPDMSKLVGNDSGFNIPAMPFLFESDEAANAFWDGEKGQEIFKRLEKDGVLGKAMWPNGAKHMTNDKKAIKKPEDLDGMKIRTQGGQLLEEIYGELGAGSASIPFGELYTALQQGTVDGQENTFSNIESKKFDEVQKYMTIMGHTRVDYALLTNTKFWDGLNEETKAIVQKGVDEGTKLARESAKKLNDDALAKLKENGQVEINELSDAEIEEFKKTLEPIYNEWAEKIGKDIIEDAESK; encoded by the coding sequence ATGATAAAAATGAAGAAGTTGTTCCTGGCAGCTCTGGCTCTGGTAATGATGTTCGCCCTGGCGGCGTGCGGCAATTCTGAGAAAACTGAAGGTTCTGGCGGCGGTGCTGAAAGTGATGGAGTCCAAGAGATAACAATAAAAATTGCTCACGTAGTAGCTGAAAATACCCCTAAACATCAAGGTGCACTAAAAATGAAAGAAGTCATTGAAAAAGAGTCAGACGGCAAGATTAAAGTACAAGTGTATCCTAACAGCTCTTTATTTGGCGATAAGGATGAATATCAGAACCTTGTTGCAAACAATGTTCAATTCATTTTGCCTGATATGTCCAAGCTTGTTGGTAACGACTCTGGATTCAATATCCCTGCAATGCCTTTCCTATTTGAAAGCGATGAAGCTGCTAATGCGTTCTGGGATGGGGAAAAAGGGCAGGAAATCTTTAAGCGTCTGGAAAAAGACGGAGTACTTGGGAAGGCTATGTGGCCAAATGGCGCAAAGCACATGACTAATGATAAAAAGGCAATCAAGAAGCCTGAGGATTTAGATGGGATGAAAATCCGTACTCAAGGCGGACAATTGCTTGAAGAAATTTATGGTGAATTAGGAGCTGGGTCTGCTTCTATTCCTTTCGGTGAATTATATACTGCCCTTCAGCAGGGAACTGTTGATGGACAGGAAAACACTTTCAGCAATATTGAATCGAAAAAGTTTGATGAAGTTCAAAAGTATATGACGATTATGGGGCATACCCGTGTTGACTATGCTTTGCTGACTAATACAAAATTCTGGGATGGCTTAAATGAGGAAACAAAAGCAATCGTACAAAAAGGTGTTGACGAAGGAACAAAGCTGGCAAGAGAATCTGCTAAAAAGCTTAATGACGATGCATTGGCAAAATTAAAAGAAAATGGGCAAGTTGAAATCAATGAGCTTTCTGATGCTGAAATCGAAGAGTTCAAGAAGACTCTTGAACCAATTTACAATGAGTGGGCTGAAAAAATCGGCAAAGATATCATTGAGGACGCAGAAAGCAAATAG
- a CDS encoding PaaI family thioesterase: MTTASDILKKLENFSSEELDQVFHVIRALKGSKKELHYTGRLLGIGFEENGEMSMELGMQNANTYDVAQGGALYTLADVAIGFHIMTQIPQDSEVYTLELKMNYIRPGKGKKLYAKPAIVHLGRSTVVSECKILDEKGQAVAIALGTFFLKHKEGDLK, encoded by the coding sequence GTGACAACTGCCAGTGATATTTTAAAAAAACTTGAGAATTTCTCAAGCGAAGAATTAGATCAGGTCTTTCATGTTATAAGGGCACTTAAAGGGTCAAAAAAGGAACTGCATTATACAGGGAGGCTTTTAGGGATCGGTTTTGAAGAAAATGGAGAAATGAGCATGGAATTGGGCATGCAGAATGCCAATACATATGATGTCGCCCAAGGAGGAGCTCTCTATACATTGGCAGATGTAGCTATTGGATTCCACATAATGACCCAGATACCACAAGATTCCGAAGTCTACACCTTGGAATTGAAAATGAATTATATCAGGCCTGGCAAAGGAAAAAAGTTGTATGCCAAACCTGCAATTGTTCATCTTGGCCGAAGTACTGTTGTTTCAGAGTGCAAAATTCTGGATGAAAAAGGGCAGGCAGTGGCAATCGCATTGGGAACATTTTTTTTAAAACATAAGGAGGGGGATTTAAAATGA
- a CDS encoding FumA C-terminus/TtdB family hydratase beta subunit, whose translation MPEYRLQTPITKEDIKKLKIGDTVLLTGTIFMARDAAHKRMVELLENNKPLPVELKGEVIFYAGPCPPKPGQVIGPVAPTTAFRMDPYAPAMYEYGVVGTIGKGPRRDMVKDSCKKHGAVSFAAIGGLSTILSRRVKAVQVVAYEDLGPEAIRRLEVQDFPLLVAYDSNGDDLYQQEIAKYENYHQKTNKGAV comes from the coding sequence TTGCCGGAATACAGGCTGCAAACACCTATAACCAAGGAAGATATAAAAAAATTAAAAATCGGCGATACTGTACTGCTGACAGGAACGATTTTCATGGCCAGAGACGCTGCGCATAAAAGAATGGTAGAGCTGCTTGAAAATAATAAGCCTTTGCCAGTGGAACTAAAAGGGGAAGTCATCTTTTATGCAGGTCCATGTCCTCCAAAGCCTGGTCAGGTAATAGGACCTGTGGCACCTACCACTGCATTTAGGATGGATCCATACGCACCCGCAATGTACGAATATGGCGTTGTCGGAACGATTGGCAAAGGACCAAGGAGAGATATGGTGAAGGATTCCTGCAAGAAACATGGCGCAGTTTCTTTTGCAGCGATTGGTGGATTGTCAACCATTCTAAGCAGGAGAGTAAAAGCTGTCCAGGTGGTTGCATATGAAGACTTAGGGCCTGAAGCAATTAGAAGATTAGAAGTTCAGGATTTTCCTTTGCTGGTTGCTTACGATTCAAACGGAGACGATTTATATCAGCAGGAGATTGCAAAATATGAAAATTATCATCAAAAAACAAATAAAGGAGCTGTTTAA
- a CDS encoding NAD(P)-dependent oxidoreductase: MKETIGFIGLGKMGLPMAKNLLKNGYHVFGSDVNENALIELQALGGNTGSMKEWIHNVQYIVLMLPSSVIVNKVVEEIIAAKASGIFQDKDSLMIIDMSSSYPADTKENSRKLVPYNIGFVDAPVSGGVKKAVDGTLTIMAGGSADHFDKCKRLLCALGSSISLVGPSGSGHLIKAINNYLSATHLLASCEAVQLLENFGVEPDKAIHVINQSTGRSGSTEYKFPSFILTETYNSGFSLELIKKDIGMANQLFKDADAATSLPEIVYQKFSEASNALDKEADHTEINKFVSNYLLKRGIINDKNEEVVPGSSGSGNDVRPGGVRQF, encoded by the coding sequence ATGAAAGAAACTATTGGCTTTATCGGACTGGGAAAAATGGGTCTGCCAATGGCAAAGAATCTCCTAAAGAACGGATACCATGTTTTTGGGTCAGATGTGAATGAAAACGCATTAATCGAACTCCAGGCATTGGGCGGCAATACCGGCAGCATGAAAGAATGGATTCATAACGTGCAGTACATTGTGCTAATGCTCCCTTCTTCTGTAATCGTTAACAAAGTAGTAGAAGAAATCATAGCCGCAAAAGCTTCCGGTATTTTCCAAGATAAGGATTCTCTCATGATTATTGATATGAGCAGTTCTTATCCGGCTGATACGAAAGAAAATAGCAGAAAACTTGTACCCTATAATATAGGCTTTGTTGATGCGCCTGTAAGCGGCGGAGTTAAAAAAGCAGTTGATGGAACATTGACGATTATGGCTGGCGGATCAGCTGATCATTTTGATAAATGTAAGCGTTTGCTATGCGCCTTGGGCAGCAGCATTTCTTTAGTTGGGCCATCCGGAAGCGGCCACTTAATAAAAGCAATTAATAATTACTTATCAGCCACCCATCTTTTAGCATCTTGTGAAGCTGTTCAATTGCTGGAGAACTTTGGTGTGGAGCCTGATAAGGCAATCCATGTGATTAATCAAAGCACCGGCAGGAGCGGCTCTACAGAATACAAGTTCCCGAGTTTCATTTTGACAGAAACTTATAATTCCGGATTTTCTCTTGAATTGATCAAAAAAGACATTGGCATGGCAAATCAGCTTTTTAAAGATGCAGATGCTGCTACTTCACTGCCAGAGATCGTCTATCAAAAATTTAGTGAAGCAAGCAATGCCTTAGACAAAGAAGCTGACCATACAGAAATTAATAAGTTTGTATCAAATTATTTATTAAAAAGGGGGATTATAAATGATAAAAATGAAGAAGTTGTTCCTGGCAGCTCTGGCTCTGGTAATGATGTTCGCCCTGGCGGCGTGCGGCAATTCTGA
- the pcaC gene encoding 4-carboxymuconolactone decarboxylase codes for MSVKFDDGLQVRREVLGAEYVDSSIKNATSFTKPLQELVTEYCWGEIWTREGLPKKTRSMINLAMLTALNRPHELKLHLRGAINNGVTKEEIQEIFLQTAIYCGVPASLDSFKTAQEIFKEMGIEE; via the coding sequence ATGAGTGTAAAATTTGATGACGGATTACAAGTAAGGCGTGAAGTTTTAGGGGCTGAATACGTTGATAGCTCCATTAAAAACGCTACCAGTTTTACCAAGCCTCTTCAGGAATTAGTTACGGAATATTGCTGGGGAGAAATTTGGACTAGAGAAGGACTTCCTAAAAAGACGAGAAGCATGATTAATTTAGCTATGCTGACTGCACTAAACCGACCGCATGAATTAAAACTTCATCTGCGCGGTGCAATAAATAATGGAGTTACAAAGGAAGAAATTCAGGAGATCTTTTTACAGACTGCCATTTATTGCGGAGTACCGGCATCCTTGGATAGCTTTAAGACTGCCCAAGAAATTTTTAAGGAAATGGGAATAGAAGAATAA
- a CDS encoding fumarate hydratase gives MRIVDAEVLTESVAKLCWEACYYLPEDVLAGFKRAEKTEASPIGKSILQQLMENAEEAKTNHMPYCHDTGMAVVFVEIGQDVHIIGGNYLDCIQEGVRTGYREGYLRKSVVGDPLLRVNTGDNTPAVVHTEIVPGDQIKITVLPKGGGSENMSAMKFLLPGEGVEGVKNFVLQTIKDAGGKACPPVVVGVGIGGSFDKVTSLAKHAVLREIGVHHPDPHIAELEKELLEAINDTGIGPQGLGGTSTALWVPIETFACHITALPVAVNIQCHAARKKTIVI, from the coding sequence ATGAGGATTGTAGATGCTGAGGTTTTAACTGAAAGCGTTGCCAAGCTTTGCTGGGAAGCATGCTACTATTTACCCGAGGATGTTTTGGCAGGGTTTAAACGAGCTGAAAAAACAGAGGCTTCACCTATCGGGAAGTCCATTCTTCAGCAGCTGATGGAGAATGCAGAGGAAGCTAAAACCAATCATATGCCTTATTGTCATGATACGGGAATGGCTGTTGTTTTTGTTGAGATCGGGCAAGATGTGCATATTATAGGCGGAAATTACTTAGATTGCATTCAAGAAGGAGTTCGGACTGGATACAGGGAAGGGTATTTGCGCAAATCTGTTGTAGGAGATCCTTTGCTTCGTGTAAACACAGGAGATAATACCCCAGCAGTCGTACATACCGAAATTGTGCCTGGGGATCAAATTAAGATTACTGTCCTGCCAAAGGGCGGCGGCAGTGAGAATATGAGTGCCATGAAATTTCTGCTTCCAGGAGAAGGTGTAGAAGGTGTTAAGAATTTTGTCCTTCAGACAATCAAAGATGCTGGAGGGAAGGCATGCCCGCCCGTTGTGGTAGGAGTGGGGATTGGCGGCAGTTTTGATAAAGTAACATCTCTTGCGAAACATGCTGTATTAAGAGAAATTGGTGTTCACCATCCTGACCCTCATATTGCAGAGCTTGAAAAGGAATTACTGGAAGCCATTAATGATACAGGGATTGGACCTCAGGGACTTGGCGGGACGAGCACAGCATTATGGGTTCCTATCGAAACATTCGCATGCCATATTACAGCCTTGCCTGTGGCAGTTAATATTCAGTGCCATGCTGCAAGAAAGAAAACAATCGTTATTTAA
- a CDS encoding GntR family transcriptional regulator → MSQKPLEKALPFYLQIQQEIKERIWHGEYRPGDRLFEAQLAKQFSISRSPVREAIRTLINEGLLCMDEKSQITVYKPTLKDVRDIYGCRIALESAAVALAAERATVAQIAELESIIAGTEAAIKKNDKEEIVKWNTKFHEKIILISENERLKKLVDDLHSLIYYYRLLNIEGDERGPIILKGHKEIFKAISERNPEKAAQCLMEHTQEDLKKLIYLIEGKEEIK, encoded by the coding sequence GTGAGCCAGAAACCTCTTGAGAAGGCACTTCCGTTTTATCTGCAAATTCAGCAAGAAATTAAAGAGCGAATTTGGCACGGAGAATATAGACCAGGAGACCGATTATTTGAAGCACAGCTTGCCAAGCAATTCTCTATCAGCCGCAGCCCTGTTAGAGAAGCGATCCGGACTTTAATTAATGAGGGCCTTCTGTGTATGGATGAAAAATCTCAGATCACGGTATATAAGCCAACATTGAAAGATGTTAGAGATATCTATGGCTGCAGGATTGCACTGGAATCGGCTGCTGTGGCTCTGGCAGCAGAGCGGGCAACAGTGGCGCAAATAGCAGAACTGGAAAGTATCATAGCTGGAACAGAAGCGGCAATCAAAAAAAATGATAAGGAAGAAATCGTAAAGTGGAACACAAAGTTTCATGAGAAAATCATTTTAATAAGTGAAAATGAAAGGTTAAAAAAACTAGTGGATGATCTTCATTCATTAATTTATTATTACAGGCTTTTAAATATTGAGGGTGATGAGCGAGGACCAATCATTTTAAAAGGCCACAAGGAAATCTTTAAAGCGATCAGTGAAAGAAATCCAGAAAAAGCAGCACAATGTTTAATGGAACATACCCAGGAGGATTTAAAAAAACTGATATATCTTATTGAGGGAAAAGAGGAGATTAAATGA
- a CDS encoding TRAP transporter small permease has protein sequence MKLFKWLDRIEEGTAGLLFIGGVVVSLYGVFTRYVLNAPQAWVTEIFEFLLVWSIFLGFGMALKDNRHIQVELLFDMLPKGLKQIVAGISNIIGACFSFYLAFSSLELITLSKEQGMTTIDVGIPIWITYLVLPVGMSLLGLYFIVKAYRAFTGDKREITGELEHLYEEMQELNNETDQKGVGA, from the coding sequence ATGAAGCTCTTTAAATGGCTAGATCGCATCGAAGAAGGCACAGCAGGATTGCTATTTATAGGAGGAGTAGTTGTCAGTTTATATGGTGTATTTACCAGATATGTGTTGAATGCACCGCAGGCATGGGTCACTGAGATTTTTGAATTTCTGCTCGTTTGGTCTATTTTTCTCGGGTTTGGAATGGCTTTGAAGGACAATCGTCACATTCAGGTAGAGTTATTGTTTGATATGCTGCCAAAAGGACTAAAGCAAATCGTTGCAGGTATCAGCAATATTATTGGAGCATGCTTCTCCTTTTATCTTGCTTTTTCATCCCTTGAATTGATAACGCTTTCAAAGGAGCAGGGGATGACCACCATCGATGTCGGAATTCCTATTTGGATTACGTATCTTGTTCTGCCTGTGGGAATGAGTTTGCTGGGTCTCTATTTTATTGTGAAGGCTTATCGGGCTTTTACTGGGGATAAACGTGAAATTACAGGAGAACTTGAACACCTTTATGAAGAAATGCAGGAACTGAATAATGAAACTGATCAGAAGGGAGTAGGAGCATGA
- a CDS encoding TRAP transporter large permease: MSPVLVLFLVFAILCLIRVPIAVSLGLSSVVALSMIDFTLYTVIQKMFNSLNSATLMAIPGFVFAGIIMSKGGISFHLIEALKSWVGHIRGGLAVVTILACMIFAAISGSSPATAAAIGSIMIPGMVKAGYSKRYAMGLVAAAGTLGILIPPSIPLIIYASVAEESVGKLFAAGIIPGLMLGGILLVSAIVNARIHNYGKLPKEPMDVRWKKTYKAIWGFLLPVIILGGIYSGIVTPTEAAFVSCFYGIIVSVFIYKEMSFPKFREVLKESINITSMIFLVIASAMIFGMFLTTEQVPQSFAAWIEESTTNKWIFMIGVNLMFFVLGMFLEAVAIILITLPILLPVLVMFDINIIHFAIIMTINMELAMITPPVGLNLFVVSGITREKVGEVVRGVLPFFALMVLALIIVVIFPQISLFLAK, from the coding sequence ATGAGTCCGGTTCTAGTATTGTTTTTGGTCTTTGCCATTCTTTGCCTTATTAGAGTGCCTATTGCGGTCAGCTTAGGGCTTTCTAGTGTTGTGGCTCTGTCCATGATCGACTTTACCCTATATACTGTCATCCAAAAAATGTTTAACTCCTTAAATTCAGCAACACTAATGGCCATTCCAGGGTTTGTATTTGCTGGAATTATTATGTCAAAAGGCGGTATATCCTTTCATTTGATTGAAGCTCTAAAATCGTGGGTAGGCCATATTCGCGGAGGACTCGCGGTTGTTACCATCCTTGCATGTATGATTTTTGCTGCTATCTCTGGTTCGAGTCCGGCAACAGCAGCAGCTATTGGAAGCATTATGATTCCAGGTATGGTTAAAGCAGGCTACAGCAAGCGCTATGCAATGGGTTTAGTTGCAGCAGCAGGGACACTTGGAATTTTGATTCCTCCTTCCATTCCATTAATTATCTACGCGTCTGTTGCAGAAGAATCTGTAGGTAAGCTATTTGCTGCAGGGATTATCCCGGGGTTAATGCTTGGCGGTATTTTACTTGTTTCTGCCATTGTTAATGCTAGGATTCATAACTATGGAAAATTGCCGAAGGAGCCAATGGATGTACGCTGGAAGAAAACCTATAAGGCTATATGGGGTTTCCTTCTTCCTGTTATTATCCTCGGAGGAATTTACTCTGGCATTGTAACCCCAACTGAAGCAGCATTTGTTTCCTGTTTCTATGGAATCATTGTCTCAGTATTCATTTATAAAGAAATGTCGTTTCCTAAATTCAGGGAAGTACTTAAGGAATCCATCAATATTACATCGATGATCTTCCTGGTTATTGCGTCAGCTATGATCTTCGGAATGTTCCTGACGACAGAGCAAGTGCCGCAAAGTTTCGCCGCGTGGATTGAAGAAAGCACAACCAACAAATGGATCTTTATGATTGGTGTTAATTTAATGTTCTTCGTGCTGGGAATGTTCCTGGAAGCTGTTGCAATTATCTTAATCACCTTGCCAATTTTGCTTCCGGTTCTAGTGATGTTTGACATTAATATAATTCACTTTGCGATCATTATGACGATTAATATGGAATTGGCAATGATTACGCCACCAGTCGGATTGAACCTTTTTGTTGTAAGCGGAATCACAAGGGAAAAAGTAGGGGAAGTAGTACGGGGGGTTCTGCCTTTCTTCGCTCTTATGGTATTGGCCCTTATTATAGTTGTTATTTTCCCGCAAATTTCATTGTTTTTAGCAAAATAA